Within the Leptospirales bacterium genome, the region GGTTGTCGTTTTCAACCACGCTGCGCTCAGGCTTTTGACGCCTGTCAGGCGCGACCGGCGCTGCGCGCTCTGCCCGACTCGGCGACGCATCATGTTGCCTGCTTTTTCGTACAACCGGACGCGGAGTTTCGCCGATGACTGCGGCTATGTCGGCGGCGACCGCATCAACGTCCCTTCTGGCTGCGGAGGACATTCGCGTTTATTATCCTGTACACGGCGGGATTCTACGTCGCGTAGTGGGACAGGTGCGGGCGGTTGACGGCGTCAGCCTGCAGATATCGCCTGGCGAAATTGTGTCGGTAGTCGGGGAATCCGGCTGCGGCAAGAGCACCCTGGGTCTGGCCTTGCTTGGACTGACGCCAGTGGCAAGTGGACGACTCAGCCTGAATGGCAAGCCAATCGAGGTCCGTAAGCCTTCCAGCTGGCGGCCCTTTCGCCGCGATTTTCAAATTGTCTTTCAGGATCCATACGGTTCGCTCAATCCGCGACACACCGTTCAGGAGATGCTCAGCGAACCGCTACAGATTCACAAACTGGCGAAGGCCACCGACTTGCGTGATCGGGCGGCGGAGTTGCTTCAACGGGTGGGCCTGGACCGGGACTACCTGAATCGCTATGCGCACGCTTTTTCCGGAGGACAACGACAGCGCCTGGCTATTGCAAGGGCGTTAGCCGTTGAGCCGCGCTTGATTGTCTGCGATGAGATTGTAGCGGCCCTGGATGTAAGTGTGCAGGCGCAAATCGTCAATCTGCTGCTGCGTCTCAGAGAGGAAATGGGACTGGCGCTACTTTTCATTTCCCATGATCTTTCGCTGGTGCGAAGCATCAGCAATCGCGTTCACGTAATGTATCTTGGGAGAATTGCGGAGTCGGCGACGTCCGGTGAGCTGTTTTCACGCCCGCGGCATCCCTATACCCGATCGCTGCTGGATTCAATTCCGACTTTGCAGCGTGGAAAACGTCCGTCCATTCTGACCGGCGAGCCGCCTTCGGC harbors:
- a CDS encoding ATP-binding cassette domain-containing protein; translated protein: MSAATASTSLLAAEDIRVYYPVHGGILRRVVGQVRAVDGVSLQISPGEIVSVVGESGCGKSTLGLALLGLTPVASGRLSLNGKPIEVRKPSSWRPFRRDFQIVFQDPYGSLNPRHTVQEMLSEPLQIHKLAKATDLRDRAAELLQRVGLDRDYLNRYAHAFSGGQRQRLAIARALAVEPRLIVCDEIVAALDVSVQAQIVNLLLRLREEMGLALLFISHDLSLVRSISNRVHVMYLGRIAESATSGELFSRPRHPYTRSLLDSIPTLQRGKRPSILTGEPPSAMNPPAGCAFHTRCPGRKELCSRERPELQAVDGGLAACHFPLE